The following coding sequences lie in one Capsicum annuum cultivar UCD-10X-F1 chromosome 5, UCD10Xv1.1, whole genome shotgun sequence genomic window:
- the LOC107871195 gene encoding BTB/POZ and MATH domain-containing protein 3 isoform X2 has translation MIQNPSDSSSSKSVNETINGSHHFTIRGYSLAKGMGPGKYISSDIFNVGGYDWAIYFYPDGKNIEDSSTYVSVFIALASEGTDVRALFELTLLDQSGKVKHKVHSHFDRALESGPYTLKYRGSMWGYKRFLRRTSLETSDYLKDDCLSMRCTVGVVRTRVEGPKDYSVKIPPSDMGQSLKYLLDAELGCDIVFQVGDETFKGHKLILAARSPVFRAQFFGLIGNPKMDEVELEDIEPSIFKAMLQYIYSDEIPDLGEITGSTSTCSSTIMMQHLLAAADRFGLDRLKELCEAKLCEEVNVDTVATTLSLAEQHHCPQLKAICLKFAATNLGGACTP, from the exons ATGATTCAAAATCCCAGTGATTCTTCTTCCTCAAAATCTGTAAACGAAACTATAAATGGGTCACACCATTTTACTATACGTGGTTACTCATTAGCCAAAGGAATGGGCCCTGGAAAATACATATCTAGTGACATTTTCAATGTTGGTGGTTACGATTGGGCAATTTATTTTTATCCAGATGGAAAGAATATTGAGGATTCATCCACGTATGTGTCGGTTTTTATAGCGTTGGCTAGTGAAGGAACGGATGTTAGAGCGCTTTTTGAACTGACGTTGTTGGATCAGAGTGGGAAGGTTAAGCATAAAGTTCATAGTCATTTTGATCGCGCATTGGAAAGTGGACCTTATACGTTGAAATATCGAGGGAGCATGTG GGGTTACAAACGATTTTTGAGAAGAACAAGTTTAGAAACATCTGACTATCTGAAGGATGATTGCCTGTCCATGCGCTGTACTGTTGGAGTTGTCAGAACTCGTGTTGAAGGGCCCAAAGATTATAGTGTTAAAATTCCACCATCAGACATGGGACAAAGTCTCAAATACTTGCTGGATGCTGAACTTGGTTGTGATATAGTTTTCCAGGTTGGAGATGAGACATTTAAGGGACATAAGTTGATACTTGCTGCTCGGTCTCCTGTGTTTAGAGCCCAATTCTTTGGCCTTATTGGGAATCCTAAAATGGACGAAGTAGAGCTTGAGGATATTGAACCCTCGATCTTCAAG GCTATGCTCCAGTACATTTATTCTGATGAGATTccagatttaggtgaaattacGGGCTCTACTTCAACTTGCAGTTCTACGATAATGATGCAGCATCTATTGGCAGCAGCTGATCGCTTTGGTTTAGATAGGTTGAAAGAATTATGTGAGGCAAAATTGTGTGAAGAAGTCAATGTGGATACAGTGGCAACAACTCTTTCTCTTGCTGAACAGCATCATTGTCCACAACTCAAGGCCATCTGTTTGAAATTTGCAGCTACAAACTTGGGAGGTGCGTGTACTCCATAG